The nucleotide window CCACTTACCATGTACCCagtataatatatctatatatgtctGTACGTAAGCCACATGCACATGAACAAAGGCATAGAGGGgctgcctatctctctctctctctctctctctctctctttctttctcctctctctctctctctttctctctcctctctctctttctctctcctctctctcactctctctctctcctaattTCTACTCGGGGTGTGAAGTTCATGCTGTGCTTAGCACTATGAGCCATTCGGATGTCTCCTGACTTCTGCTTCCCTTCCCCTTTTACAACATACAGTCAGAAAGAGACAGAAAGACACTGAAGctgtatccccctcctccctgtctaCTATTTCCTGCAGTATCCTACATGGACAGCTATACATTTAGCTACTtttaatatttttactttttatttgaaATATAGTAATTATCGGAGCATGGTCTCCATTGGAATGTCATGATTGGTTTACGTAATATTTGAAATTATAACATTCTAGTCAAACCACTAAATTGGTTTTGTTCTTCTTTTTAATGCCTTCCTATTCACTTCATTGCGGATATCAAAAAGGACAGTTGGAGCCAATAAATGAGGTGAGTTATAAGAAGCTATATCATGTAATAtcatttactattattattgtagATGACCAGGTGAATTTAAGACCAAAAACACACTAGCTTCCACTATTGATTCATATACCCTAGTTGGCAATAGGCAGATTCATAAGAAAAAAGGCAAAGATAAACATTATCTTCATCTTTATCACATAAAAACCCTACACTTATGTTAGATATGCATGTATCTTACAGCTAGTAAtaaccattaaaggagaagtccgacaaaaatttgtattaatgtattgtatttcccccaaaagttatacaaatcaccaatatacacttattacaggaaatgcttataaagtgcttttttccctgctattactactgcatcaaggcttcacttccaggaaaaaatggtgatgtcacttcctggataaaatggtgatgtcacgacccgactcccagagctgtgcgggctgtggctgctggagaggatgatggcagggggacactgagggacacagggcactggagggacactgagcatccccctgccatcatcctctccagcagccacagcccgcacagctctgggagtcgggtcgtgacatcctcatgttatccaggaagtgaagccatgatgcagtagtaagtgcagggaaaaaagcactttataagcatttaccgtaataagtgtatattggggatttgtataacttttggggggcaatacaatactttaataaaaattttcactggacttctcctttaaatatgctGATGACTGATGTTTAGGTGATGCtcaaaaaaggtagcacatcaagaaaaaaatctttatttaaatagcctTACAATACACAATATACAAAACAAGAGCAGTAAACCTAGGGAGACAAGCCCTAAATgccatccctgaggaagccgggtGTTGTTCTCACCTGACCTATCCTTTCATCTACTGGACCGCACATGTTGATATGGTTTTCAGtacacttttcattttcattattagtcactgcattacccattatttttgtaatagtttgggggattttttttcttgcattgtaCTCGTGCTGAGTCCAGGGTCAGGTAGGATGTTGAATCCAGGCTAGGACGCCAGCTGGACCAaggatgacattttagtgtttttaatgttgagCGGCATTTAGGGCTCCTGTTTTGTATATTGTGTATTGTAaggctatttaaataaaaaaaaattcttgatgtgctacctttttgtgcatatgctttttcttcatagtccttctgtgtttcttatatgcattggtttagcacttaGGTTATAGGGTGGTGCCCATTATACTCTCTGGTTTGGTGTTTAGATGATGACTATTTTATATTGATAGCCtgtataagattttttttacctATATTTTTTATGCCACATACCTTGTTGTAactcctgcagtctctatcataTAACTAGGCATATGCAGAAGGTATAAATGGTAAATGATCATAGCCCCCATCTATTAAGCATCATCACATGGTGGAGAAGGATCTTTACCCCCTCAAATTTTATGGCTAGGCTGCAACTACAACCTCTGACCCCCTAAAGTCACACCCCTGATGGCTATCTGGTATCTTCTATCCAGATGCATTATCTCCTATTCATCAGTTGCATGAATTCTGAGAATAGAGAGAACACTACATCACTGTATGTAGAATATTATTGGCACTTGTTGACTGCTGGCATGCTTCAGTGAATCATACCACACATGAAAAAGCTGAGTTCTCTATGTAATAAACTGCTGCTTGTTGCTATGTTTCGGTATAGGGGTTCCTGTCCAAAATTTCAGATCTGCTGCTATGCCGATGGACGTGCAGAAACTGCTGTCAGAAGTGTTACGAATGCAGCTGCTGCCAGTCAAGTGAGGATGAAGTGGAGATTCTGGGGCCCTTTCCGGCTCAAACACCACCATGGCTgttagtatagtagtatagttgattgtttttgtgtgttttatttatttttttttattttttttttttggaggggggagtTGTTAGGATAACATTTTAAATACTAAAACAATAGATTTCTTGTGTTTCTAGTAGCATTGCTATTATTTCACGTGTACAACAAGTGTCCTGAAGAATCAGTATGAGTCTTCAAAATTGGAGTTAATAACATTAATTAGCTAGTGACAATCGCACCTGTCAAGGGGTGGGgtatataatgctgcgtttacacgaaacgataattggcccgatcgtacgattaacgatgtcggagtaacaatttttttttcataacgattagGGTTTAGACggcacgatatatcgtacgaaaaatttGTTttacgatcgttttgcgatcgcttaagcctatctcatacataggtaaaatcagtgaacgactgttcacacagaacgatctgcgaattttttgcaaacgatcaacgacgatttgagaacatgttcaaagatcaaaatgaacgatttctccctCGTCGTTTGAtggttcgctgcgtttacacgtacgattatcatttgaatttgatcgttatcgcgcaaatttgcacgataatcgttaagtgtaaatgcagcataaggcaGTGAGTGGACAGTCAATCCTTAAAATGGATATGTTTGGAGCAGGACAATGAGCACAAGGTTGTTTCTGAAAGTTCTTGCAGAGTCTTTAGCTGTACAGAAATCGTGCAGAAGAGGGGACCCAGCTGTAGCTTAGGGCtgaccagtataagcaatctaaagaTTCCCTTGTGGACATATTAAATAAAAAGCACCTgcccttaaaaaaaaatgctaatcaCTCCTTCccatttttttaagtaaaaaaaaaaagcatatttggtattgccaaatgtttaaaatgatgtccatcatttagagtctaaaatgacggacgtcatttagctgtctagccttctctttgtgcaatgacggctgttggtacattattctagtttggggttctaattggcctttggttgtgtctttaattgaaaagtctattgaatctTATTGtaaaaaaacctgtgtgtgaacaacaaaaaaataacgtccactgtttgcaatagacgtccaaaaatacatggtcattttatacactgtgtgcattggacgtccgtcatcccacattgtattgaagtcaattaaatcgcagcaataacggatgtctttttaaatagaaaaggtggacccttttctctttttttgaagttgtgtgaacatagccatataaagtAAAAACAACatatcatgacacaaaaaataagccccttATACAGCCATatagacataataataataataataataataataataataataataataataataataataattaataataatttttatttagtgCAAACACATTCCACAGcaatttacaattctgggggtacatacataggctatgttcccacacagtatttttgctcagtaatttggtcactgtttggctatgttcacataatgtcaaaaatagagaaaagacggccgattttcttatttaaaataacgtcagtttttgccgagatttaactgactgcaatgcaatgcattgaagtcaatgggaagacagacgtccaatgtacacagcgtattgaataacggacgtttttgcgcgggcgtcaaaataatgaccatgatcattattttcggacgtcttttgcaaacagttttccttttgtcactgttctgtctccgtttttactattaaattcaatggacttttcaattaagccacattcaaagtccaattagtaaccccaaactaaaataatgtacaaacatcagtgcactaaggggaggtcaggctgctaaataacgtccattattttagactcaaaatgacggacgtcattttaaacagagatgaaaagacgttgtgtgaacatagacttttgcaaccaaaaccaagagtggattggaaacactgaaaggctgtttacacactgttgaaattgagtggatggccgccatttaatggcaaataacggacgttatttcacTGTTTAAGCGCCTTTCAATGCAATGAcggctattggtacattattctagtaaaTGTGGACtaactggcctttgggtgtgtctttaattaaaaaatccatATCCATTAATATCAATAGTAAAAACATTgaaaggacagtaaaaaaaataaaaactgtgtgtgaacaaccaaaAATTTACAtctggtgtttgcaaaagacatctgaaaataattgtcatgatcattattttgatgtctgtgcaggcaacgtccgttatttaaaacactgtgtgcattggacgtccgtcattccattgacttcaatgcattgcactaaAAGTCAATTAAATTGAGGCAAAAACTGgggtctttttaaatagaaaaagcggacgtcGTTCCTGTTTTTTGAACatcgtgtgaacaaagccattgGCTGTTCCGGGCTTTAGCTTCAATAATTGctattaaaaacctgactgtgtgaacacacccttaggcccTTCAATAGACATAACACAATCAGTTTTTCCTGGTGTGCTCTGTCAGTGGGATGATGGCAAGTGACCTATCTTTTACAGTTATAAATGTGTTGTTCAATATACTCACCAGGATAAATCGCAGTGAAGACAAGGATGGAGACTCAGACAACGCAAGAAGTGAGCCTCCTCCTActccacaggagacatcacctgaTAGAAGACGGTCTTCTTCAGATACATCCAGATCTACATATAGCCTAACAAGGCGCATTTCAAGTAAGACTTTCAAATGCTGCAGTAACCCTTTGATAACCCTTTTGTTATTACTGAACCCTCTGAATAATCTCTAATATTTGCACccagtgggggacatttactaaccaGTCTAATGTGttcaactattctaatgaggattggtgtatattttggtccaatagttttgactgatttattaaaatgttgtaCTGCCTAAGTGagtgtatctaagtaaaaaggcgcaaaaattgcgcaagcattgTCACCTGGTGCGCaccagacataagcctgcaccTATTTGTGcgaatttttaaaaagttgcaaattataaatttggcgctaatcccagattatccaAAAttctgggtgaatactcaaaacaggcagattaaaaaaagtcgcatctaaaaaacattcgtccgtcaaatactggttcataaatagagctTAAACCAAAACTGTgttaaaaaatgcaattattcacctaaaaataggcacaaagcccttgataaatttcctcccAGTGCGTCTTCTCACTTAGGGGTCTGGAGAAGTTGATTTACAAAGTTGATAGAGGTAGGTGGATGGTTAAGTAACAGTTGAGCAAATGTTTTTCTGTTGAACGATTGGTTTGCCAACATAGCTGTACAGTATTTGGCTGTTACAGTCTTTCAAACTGGCCAAACATGATCAATGACCCTGTACAATGGATGAAATATCTCCAAACATGATCAGCTTCTTTGAAGATCACAGCCTGTCATTGGTCAGCTAAAATTTACTTTTGTAGTTggcacttaaaaaataaaatgttcattATGATTCTTTATGGTCAATTGTCATCCCTTTCATGATGTTGCATGAGGGTGCATATGTTTCGGTAGGAAAAAATTGTTGCCAAATTTAGGTACAGCTTATTGCCACTGAGAAGAAAAAGATTGAGCATAGTGAAACCTAACTGCAAAATCCTTCTCTTCCCCAACAGATTATGTTAAGAGCttagaggcccccatacacattaataggctgggttcacactacgtatatttcagtcagtactgtggtcctcatattgcaaccaaaaccaggagtggattgaaaacacagaaaggctctgttcacacaattcaCCGTGTGAATACACAAACAATGCTAAATTTTCCCCAAGAAGATGCGGATTTgtctaaaacaaaaaaatatttttagttttgtattttttgtattggtAAATATATTAGTGTGAATGTACAGTACTAAAATTGTTACTCATACGTAACTTGATATATTGTTATCTCATAGGTTTGGAGTCCAGAAGACCAAGTTCTCCATTAATTGACATTAAACCAATTGAATTTGGTGCATTAGGAGCAAAAAAAGAAATTGTGCAACCATCTGTCTTGAGGAAAACCTACACCCCCGAGGACTATTTTAGAAAATTTGAACCACATCTGTATCCTGTCGATTCCAGTGATGATGTAGACTCACTAACCGATGATGAAATTCTGACCAAGTATCAGTTAGGCATGCTGCATTTTAGTACTCAATATGATCTACTTCACAATTATCTGATTGTCAGGGTAATAGAGGCTAGAGACCTACCACCACCCATATCCTACGATGGTTCTAGACAAGACATGGCTCATTCAAACCCTTATGTGAAGATTTGTCTATTGCCAGACCAGAAGAACTCTAAGCAAACTGGAGTAAAACGTAAGACTCAGAATCCAGTGTTTGAGGAGAGATATACTTTTGAAATCCCATTTTTAGAAGCCCAAAGAAGAACATTGCTTTTGACGGTGGTGGATTTTGACAAGTTCTCGCGACATTGTGTCATCGGGAAGGTCTCCATGTCATTAAATGAGGTTGACCTTGTGAAAGGAGGACATTGGTGGAAAGCATTAGTACCAAGCTCTCAGGTAAAGTGAACATAGTAAATGTCAGAATTTGTTCTcagatttatataaaaaaatgtgtgtgtgtgtgtgtgtggggggggggtgttaaatgTTCACCACGTGCAGAtggtacataacatttttaccaTCCGCAACACGAGGCTTTAATCCCTATTTTCATGACTCAAGTACATTGCGGTACCTTTGAAAACCACATCTCTAAACAGTTTCTCTTACCAACATTTAAAATGGGTGTCAGAACAACCTAGAGTAGGCCTTTGAAATGTATCTATAGTCCATGCTTTCTCTGGGTTTACTTGCTATAGTTATTGATTAGAGATGGGTAAAACTCAAGCAAGTTGGGATCCGTCCAAAATCAAACAAACagcatttcattactggtggtcgaagaaggtggatgcagccctaggaagtcctggaaaacaagaatacagcctgtggctgtattcatgttttccaggtaatcttatggctgcatccaacttttgcagccattggtaatgaaatgctgcatgctcgggtttggatggaccccAGCATGTTCAAGTTTTGCTTACCTCTATTATTGACATGTACGTATGAAACTTGTGTTGGTAACACCATCCAGAGTGGGTGATGGGCCCACATGTActtttatagggggggggggggggggcacattagcCCTGGCAATGACCACAGGCTCAGGGGGGGGGTCTAGTGGGGGTGACTTAAAGGAGACACACAACAGTTAAATCAACAGTATGAGGCTTAAATGGCAAACTTAAAAGTCTGGACGGGAcctaaaaatttattaaagcgcaactataaaatattttgaccattcagtattagttagcttaggtcatgataacaatttttgcaatatacattaataacctaaaatgaacagttttttaaatacataaggctgattatgcccttacagccctctctggctctgacttatttctgcattcctgctggacacgccccctccctggagatcttacggactctgacagcagcatcagataacagccctgacacagagagaaacataaacaaagcctcctcccccacctcctagcagcgcgttctcccccctcccctcacagaggtgacttagcagagctgaaggtgttgtgtgtgaggagcagcgcaggggaagagctggatggagggacaagtgtatccagtgccaccatgactccaatgtactgcatgagggagagtgggtgagtcactgagggaaggactacaagtcccagcacaacacagctgtagtccttccatagtacatataacactcactatcagatgtctgcagcaggtgcgcCCACCTACATGGCTgatattatcctacagtgtaatgagagcagatgactgtatctaatcccactgtgtgtgataccatcggctggtgctttgtatctaatcttacattgtgatactgtatgctggggctgtatctgatcctgctatgtgtgatacatctgctaaggtgctgctcagtgaatggagggacccagccagggagattagggaggaggccacgcccactttctctcagccaggagaaaaattcatttattcttctgagcca belongs to Dendropsophus ebraccatus isolate aDenEbr1 chromosome 9, aDenEbr1.pat, whole genome shotgun sequence and includes:
- the SYT17 gene encoding synaptotagmin-17 isoform X2; this encodes MAYIQLEPINEGFLSKISDLLLCRWTCRNCCQKCYECSCCQSSEDEVEILGPFPAQTPPWLINRSEDKDGDSDNARSEPPPTPQETSPDRRRSSSDTSRSTYSLTRRISSLESRRPSSPLIDIKPIEFGALGAKKEIVQPSVLRKTYTPEDYFRKFEPHLYPVDSSDDVDSLTDDEILTKYQLGMLHFSTQYDLLHNYLIVRVIEARDLPPPISYDGSRQDMAHSNPYVKICLLPDQKNSKQTGVKRKTQNPVFEERYTFEIPFLEAQRRTLLLTVVDFDKFSRHCVIGKVSMSLNEVDLVKGGHWWKALVPSSQNEVELGELLLSLNYLPSAGRLNVDIIRAKQLLQTDMSQGSDPFVKIQLVHGLKLAKTKKTSCMKGTIDPFYNESFSFKVPQEELENASLVFTVYGHNMKSSNDFIGRIVIGQYSSGSPETNHWRRMMNSHRTAVEQWHSLRSRAECDRVSPASLEVT
- the SYT17 gene encoding synaptotagmin-17 isoform X3, which gives rise to MILEPINEGFLSKISDLLLCRWTCRNCCQKCYECSCCQSSEDEVEILGPFPAQTPPWLINRSEDKDGDSDNARSEPPPTPQETSPDRRRSSSDTSRSTYSLTRRISSLESRRPSSPLIDIKPIEFGALGAKKEIVQPSVLRKTYTPEDYFRKFEPHLYPVDSSDDVDSLTDDEILTKYQLGMLHFSTQYDLLHNYLIVRVIEARDLPPPISYDGSRQDMAHSNPYVKICLLPDQKNSKQTGVKRKTQNPVFEERYTFEIPFLEAQRRTLLLTVVDFDKFSRHCVIGKVSMSLNEVDLVKGGHWWKALVPSSQNEVELGELLLSLNYLPSAGRLNVDIIRAKQLLQTDMSQGSDPFVKIQLVHGLKLAKTKKTSCMKGTIDPFYNESFSFKVPQEELENASLVFTVYGHNMKSSNDFIGRIVIGQYSSGSPETNHWRRMMNSHRTAVEQWHSLRSRAECDRVSPASLEVT
- the SYT17 gene encoding synaptotagmin-17 isoform X1, with amino-acid sequence MDCAASKLLEPINEGFLSKISDLLLCRWTCRNCCQKCYECSCCQSSEDEVEILGPFPAQTPPWLINRSEDKDGDSDNARSEPPPTPQETSPDRRRSSSDTSRSTYSLTRRISSLESRRPSSPLIDIKPIEFGALGAKKEIVQPSVLRKTYTPEDYFRKFEPHLYPVDSSDDVDSLTDDEILTKYQLGMLHFSTQYDLLHNYLIVRVIEARDLPPPISYDGSRQDMAHSNPYVKICLLPDQKNSKQTGVKRKTQNPVFEERYTFEIPFLEAQRRTLLLTVVDFDKFSRHCVIGKVSMSLNEVDLVKGGHWWKALVPSSQNEVELGELLLSLNYLPSAGRLNVDIIRAKQLLQTDMSQGSDPFVKIQLVHGLKLAKTKKTSCMKGTIDPFYNESFSFKVPQEELENASLVFTVYGHNMKSSNDFIGRIVIGQYSSGSPETNHWRRMMNSHRTAVEQWHSLRSRAECDRVSPASLEVT